From a single Flavobacterium sp. genomic region:
- a CDS encoding acyl-CoA reductase: MLQIEIKSSFVELGNFLRQFSEDRNTKNASVLQNDLFFHDFEDLITLSQSHNGWFTPEHVYFSIQSWAKALTEDNLNNWINPYDFSNTTTKKVGLVLAGNIPLVGFHDFLSVLISSHDVLVKTSSNDQYLLKFLAKYLIAIEPKLNSKITFVEGKLEGFDAVIATGSNNTARYFEYYFKDKPSIIRKNRNSVAILNGQESFEDLVLLGEDIFRYFGLGCRNVSKLFVPKGYNFDNFFKAMYEYRDVIKYEKYANNYDYNKAVFLMSNFQLLDNEFLTIKEDSSYASPISSVFYEFYDNLEELNSRLLTETEQIQCIVSNCFAQNSVAFGQTQQPKLWDYADNVDTLAFLSKI, translated from the coding sequence ATGTTACAAATTGAAATAAAATCGAGTTTTGTTGAATTAGGAAATTTCTTGCGTCAATTTTCTGAAGACAGAAATACAAAAAACGCTTCGGTTTTACAAAACGATTTGTTCTTTCACGATTTTGAAGATTTAATAACTCTTTCACAATCGCATAATGGCTGGTTTACCCCTGAACACGTTTACTTTAGCATTCAATCATGGGCAAAAGCATTAACGGAAGACAACTTAAATAACTGGATAAATCCATATGATTTCTCCAATACAACCACAAAAAAAGTAGGACTAGTTTTAGCTGGAAATATTCCATTAGTAGGCTTTCATGATTTTCTTTCGGTATTAATTTCTAGTCATGACGTATTAGTAAAAACATCCTCAAACGATCAATATTTATTAAAATTTTTAGCAAAATATTTGATTGCTATAGAACCAAAACTTAACTCAAAAATAACGTTTGTTGAAGGTAAATTAGAAGGTTTTGATGCTGTTATTGCAACAGGAAGTAATAATACCGCTAGATATTTTGAATATTACTTTAAAGATAAACCAAGTATTATTCGTAAAAACAGAAATTCTGTAGCTATTTTAAATGGACAAGAATCATTTGAAGATTTAGTGCTATTAGGCGAAGATATTTTTAGATATTTTGGATTAGGTTGTAGAAATGTTTCTAAACTTTTTGTTCCTAAAGGTTATAATTTTGACAACTTCTTCAAAGCGATGTATGAATACCGCGATGTAATCAAATATGAAAAATATGCTAATAATTATGATTACAATAAAGCGGTTTTCTTAATGAGTAACTTTCAATTATTAGATAATGAATTTTTAACAATCAAAGAAGATAGTAGTTACGCATCCCCTATTTCTTCTGTATTTTATGAATTCTATGATAATTTAGAGGAATTAAATTCTCGATTACTAACTGAAACTGAACAAATTCAATGCATCGTCTCTAATTGTTTTGCTCAAAATTCTGTTGCTTTTGGACAAACACAACAGCCTAAACTTTGGGATTACGCAGACAATGTTGATACTTTAGCCTTTTTATCAAAAATATAA
- the ychF gene encoding redox-regulated ATPase YchF, whose product MKAGIVGLPNVGKSTLFNCLSNAKAQSANFPFCTIEPNIGVVNVPDPRIARLEELVKPERVQMATVDIVDIAGLVKGASKGEGLGNQFLGNIRECNAIIHVLRCFDNDNIVHVDGNVNPIRDKETIDIELQLKDLETVEKRLEKTNRAAKTGNKEAQAEKALLDRIRETLMEAKSARTVVPQNQDEVDMMEEFQLITTKPVLYVCNVDEASAVNGNKYVDQVRELVKDENAEVIILSVGAEADITELESYEERQVFLEDMGLTEPGSAVLIRAAYKLLKLQTYFTAGVKEVRAWTINIGDTAPKAAGVIHTDFEKGFIRAEVIAFEDFSNFGSEAKVKEAGKLRVEGKEYIVKDGDVMHFRFNV is encoded by the coding sequence ATGAAAGCAGGAATTGTAGGATTGCCAAATGTTGGAAAATCAACTTTATTTAATTGTTTATCAAACGCTAAAGCGCAGAGTGCTAACTTTCCGTTTTGTACTATAGAACCAAATATTGGTGTGGTAAACGTTCCAGATCCACGTATTGCTCGTTTAGAGGAATTGGTGAAGCCAGAGCGTGTTCAAATGGCAACAGTAGATATCGTAGATATTGCAGGTTTGGTAAAAGGAGCAAGTAAAGGAGAAGGTTTAGGAAATCAATTCCTAGGAAACATTAGAGAATGTAATGCTATTATTCACGTTTTACGTTGTTTTGATAACGATAATATTGTGCACGTTGATGGTAATGTAAATCCAATACGCGATAAAGAAACCATCGATATTGAATTGCAATTAAAAGATTTGGAAACAGTTGAAAAACGTTTGGAAAAAACCAATCGTGCTGCCAAAACTGGAAATAAAGAAGCCCAAGCTGAAAAAGCATTGTTAGATAGAATTCGTGAGACTTTGATGGAAGCAAAATCGGCTCGTACGGTGGTTCCTCAAAATCAAGATGAGGTGGATATGATGGAAGAATTCCAATTAATCACCACAAAACCTGTTTTGTATGTTTGTAACGTAGACGAGGCTTCAGCTGTAAACGGAAACAAATATGTTGACCAAGTTCGTGAGTTAGTAAAAGATGAAAATGCAGAAGTGATTATTCTTTCAGTAGGAGCAGAAGCAGATATTACCGAATTAGAAAGCTACGAAGAGCGTCAAGTGTTTTTAGAAGACATGGGATTAACAGAGCCAGGTTCGGCTGTATTAATTCGTGCAGCGTATAAATTATTAAAATTGCAAACGTATTTTACGGCTGGTGTTAAAGAAGTTCGCGCTTGGACTATTAACATCGGAGATACAGCACCAAAAGCAGCAGGAGTTATCCATACCGATTTCGAAAAAGGATTCATCCGTGCTGAAGTGATTGCATTTGAAGATTTCTCTAACTTTGGTTCTGAAGCTAAAGTAAAAGAAGCTGGAAAGTTAAGAGTAGAAGGAAAAGAATACATTGTAAAAGATGGTGATGTAATGCACTTTAGATTTAATGTGTAA
- a CDS encoding DUF6146 family protein, with amino-acid sequence MKRSIVLLFSGFLILVACNASQSKKKIEEKSQLESDTIRIANKEIEYEVLIIDVGFSSWFNSNAKPRNYYSKSYLESRNRVWVLEWNRRAMLSSQYNQNLYEMTINYETNINYGYEVNYMLYNYLVYFQLKNNQKLGGFSPRI; translated from the coding sequence ATGAAACGTAGTATTGTACTTCTTTTTAGTGGATTTTTAATTCTAGTTGCTTGTAATGCTTCTCAGAGTAAGAAAAAAATTGAAGAAAAATCACAACTAGAAAGTGATACAATTCGCATAGCAAATAAAGAAATTGAGTACGAGGTTTTAATAATTGATGTTGGGTTTTCTTCTTGGTTTAATAGTAACGCAAAACCAAGAAATTATTATTCTAAATCATATTTAGAATCGAGAAACAGAGTTTGGGTATTGGAATGGAACAGAAGAGCAATGCTATCTTCACAATACAATCAAAATTTATATGAAATGACAATTAATTATGAAACTAATATTAATTACGGTTACGAAGTTAATTATATGCTTTACAATTATTTAGTTTATTTCCAACTCAAAAACAATCAAAAACTCGGTGGATTTTCACCAAGAATTTAA
- a CDS encoding DUF6787 family protein has translation MKKLKERWNVTTNLQLIVIFIVFAITGFSSLQLAKPFLTLIGIPETFQPHWLYRVLRIVLIFPIYQVLLVLMGFIFGQFTFFWEFEKKMLNRMKLGFIANYVDSKLKKQKTDI, from the coding sequence ATGAAGAAATTAAAAGAACGCTGGAACGTAACCACAAATTTGCAATTAATAGTTATTTTTATCGTATTTGCAATTACTGGATTCAGTTCGTTACAATTAGCGAAACCATTTTTAACCTTAATAGGTATTCCTGAAACATTTCAACCTCATTGGTTGTATAGAGTTTTACGCATCGTACTAATTTTCCCTATCTATCAAGTTTTACTCGTTTTAATGGGATTTATTTTCGGTCAATTCACTTTCTTTTGGGAATTTGAAAAGAAAATGCTAAATCGAATGAAACTAGGTTTTATAGCCAATTATGTTGATTCCAAATTAAAAAAACAAAAGACCGACATTTAG
- a CDS encoding isoprenylcysteine carboxylmethyltransferase family protein: protein MALQEEFEKQGLWLFRYRGVLPIIILVIGFVLFIQTELNPDSFFLKNSPYEIYFEMFCLAIGLFGLFIRICVIGFTPKNTSGRTVKNQVADTLNTKGMYSLVRHPLYVGNYFMWLGPAILSGNFWFVVAFSLSYWVYYERIMYAEEQFLRNKFGSIYTDWSNKVPVFVPDFKNFIKADLSLSWKKVVRKEITGIFVLFAIFFVFDYVGIYLKNDEAPNPFLLYGMIFLLIAIVIIKIIKKKTDWLKQENR from the coding sequence ATGGCATTACAAGAAGAATTTGAAAAACAAGGACTTTGGCTCTTTAGATATAGAGGTGTTTTACCTATCATTATTTTGGTAATAGGTTTTGTGCTTTTTATTCAAACAGAATTAAATCCTGATTCTTTTTTTCTAAAAAATTCCCCATACGAGATTTATTTTGAAATGTTTTGTCTTGCAATTGGACTCTTTGGCTTATTCATTAGAATTTGCGTTATTGGGTTTACACCTAAAAACACTTCGGGTAGAACTGTAAAAAATCAAGTGGCTGATACTTTGAATACAAAAGGAATGTATTCTTTAGTAAGACATCCTTTGTATGTGGGAAATTATTTCATGTGGCTTGGACCCGCAATTTTATCTGGAAATTTTTGGTTTGTTGTGGCATTCTCCCTTTCCTATTGGGTATATTATGAAAGAATAATGTATGCAGAGGAGCAGTTTTTAAGAAATAAATTCGGAAGTATTTATACCGATTGGTCTAATAAAGTACCAGTATTTGTCCCTGATTTTAAAAATTTCATAAAGGCTGATTTGTCCTTAAGTTGGAAAAAAGTAGTGCGAAAAGAGATTACAGGTATCTTTGTTTTATTTGCTATTTTCTTTGTTTTCGATTATGTTGGGATTTACCTAAAAAATGATGAAGCACCAAATCCTTTTCTATTATATGGTATGATATTTTTATTAATTGCCATTGTAATTATTAAAATTATTAAGAAAAAAACCGATTGGTTAAAACAAGAAAATAGGTAA
- a CDS encoding D-2-hydroxyacid dehydrogenase: MKVLANDGISKSGIKALEKGGFEVITTKVAQEQVANYINTHDVKVILVRSATKVRKDIIDACPGLKIIGRGGVGMDNIDVTYAREKGLHVINTPAASSESVAELVFAHLFTGVRFLHDSNRNMPLEGDTHFEGLKKAYANGVELRGKTLGIIGFGRIGQAVAKMALGLGMKVVAADKFVSEAIIRVDFYNGQFINVDIKTEPLEDIFKHSDFITLHVPAQDGYVIGKEEFAQLKDGVGIVNCARGGVIDEVALVEALDNNKVLFAGLDVFENEPTPEIKILMHPKISLTPHIGAATGEAQDRIGTELAEQIISLLKNN, translated from the coding sequence ATGAAAGTATTAGCAAACGACGGAATTTCAAAAAGCGGTATCAAAGCTTTAGAAAAAGGAGGTTTTGAAGTAATTACAACAAAAGTAGCACAAGAACAAGTGGCTAACTACATCAATACCCACGATGTAAAAGTTATTTTAGTTAGAAGTGCAACAAAAGTGCGTAAAGACATTATCGATGCTTGTCCAGGACTAAAAATCATTGGTCGTGGTGGTGTTGGAATGGATAATATTGATGTTACTTATGCTCGTGAAAAAGGATTACATGTAATTAACACACCTGCTGCTTCTTCTGAAAGTGTAGCCGAATTAGTATTTGCACATTTATTTACTGGGGTACGTTTTTTACATGATTCTAACCGAAATATGCCACTAGAAGGCGACACCCATTTTGAAGGATTAAAAAAAGCCTATGCAAATGGAGTTGAATTAAGAGGTAAAACTTTAGGGATTATTGGTTTTGGTCGTATTGGCCAAGCAGTTGCTAAAATGGCTCTTGGTTTAGGAATGAAAGTAGTTGCTGCTGATAAATTTGTGAGCGAAGCTATTATTCGTGTAGATTTTTACAATGGTCAATTTATTAATGTTGATATAAAAACAGAACCTTTAGAAGATATTTTTAAACATTCTGACTTTATTACATTACATGTTCCTGCTCAAGATGGATATGTAATTGGAAAAGAAGAATTTGCTCAATTAAAAGATGGTGTAGGAATTGTAAATTGTGCGCGTGGTGGTGTTATTGATGAAGTTGCTCTTGTAGAAGCTTTAGACAATAACAAAGTATTATTCGCTGGTTTAGATGTTTTTGAGAATGAACCTACTCCAGAAATTAAAATTTTAATGCATCCAAAAATTTCATTAACACCACATATTGGTGCCGCTACAGGTGAAGCTCAAGATAGAATTGGAACTGAATTAGCAGAACAAATTATAAGTTTGTTGAAAAACAATTAA
- a CDS encoding 4Fe-4S dicluster domain-containing protein, which translates to MAIIITDECINCGACEPECPNTAIYEGADDWRWKDGTKLSGKVILPDGTEVDSDASQTPISDDIYYIVPGKCTECKGFHEEPQCAAVCPVDCCVPDDNHVESEETLLNRQSFLHNE; encoded by the coding sequence ATGGCAATTATAATAACAGACGAGTGTATCAACTGCGGGGCTTGTGAGCCTGAGTGTCCAAATACAGCAATTTATGAAGGCGCTGATGATTGGAGATGGAAAGATGGTACAAAATTAAGCGGAAAAGTAATTTTACCTGATGGAACAGAAGTTGATTCCGATGCGTCTCAAACTCCAATTTCTGATGATATTTATTACATAGTTCCTGGAAAATGTACCGAATGTAAAGGGTTTCATGAAGAACCACAATGTGCTGCGGTTTGTCCAGTAGATTGTTGTGTGCCAGATGATAATCATGTGGAGAGCGAAGAAACGTTATTAAACAGACAATCATTTTTACATAACGAATAA
- the serC gene encoding 3-phosphoserine/phosphohydroxythreonine transaminase: MKKHNYSAGPCILPQEVFEKSAQAILDFNNSGLSILEISHRSKDFVAVMDEARALVLELLGLEGKGYQALFLAGGASLEFLMVPYNLMKVDGKAAYLDTGTWANSAIKEAKHFGETIVVASSKAENYNHIPKDYSIPSDASYFHCTSNNTIFGTQMKSFPTVNVPLVCDMSSDIFSRVLDFSKFDLIYAGAQKNMGPAGATLVVVKEEILGKTGRTIPSMLDYQQHISKESMYNTPPVFPIYASLLTLQWLKKLGGIAAIEKINEAKAALLYSEIDRNPLFKGVAATEDRSNMNPTFVLVNPEHEALFDSMWKAAGISGLAGHRSVGGYRASMYNALPIESVQVLVDVMKELENKI; the protein is encoded by the coding sequence ATGAAAAAACACAACTACAGTGCTGGTCCATGCATACTTCCTCAAGAAGTTTTTGAAAAATCGGCGCAAGCTATTTTAGATTTCAATAATTCTGGCTTATCAATTTTAGAAATTTCACACCGAAGCAAAGATTTTGTTGCAGTAATGGATGAAGCGAGAGCCTTAGTTCTAGAACTTTTAGGATTAGAAGGCAAAGGATATCAAGCCTTATTCTTAGCGGGTGGAGCCAGTTTAGAATTCTTAATGGTTCCATACAATTTAATGAAAGTAGATGGAAAAGCTGCTTATTTAGATACTGGAACATGGGCAAATAGTGCTATTAAAGAAGCAAAACATTTTGGAGAAACTATAGTTGTTGCATCATCTAAAGCAGAAAACTACAATCATATTCCAAAAGATTATTCAATTCCAAGTGATGCAAGTTATTTTCATTGTACGAGTAACAACACCATTTTTGGAACACAAATGAAATCGTTTCCTACTGTAAATGTTCCTTTAGTTTGCGATATGAGTTCTGATATTTTTTCACGCGTTTTAGATTTTTCAAAATTTGATTTAATTTATGCTGGAGCACAAAAAAATATGGGACCCGCTGGCGCAACTCTAGTTGTTGTTAAAGAAGAAATTTTAGGCAAAACTGGAAGAACAATTCCAAGTATGTTAGACTACCAACAACATATTTCAAAAGAGAGCATGTATAACACACCTCCAGTGTTTCCAATTTATGCTTCACTTTTAACTTTACAATGGTTAAAAAAATTAGGTGGTATTGCAGCAATTGAAAAAATAAATGAAGCTAAAGCAGCTTTATTATATTCAGAAATCGACAGAAACCCTTTATTTAAAGGAGTTGCTGCAACTGAAGATCGTTCAAATATGAATCCAACATTTGTTTTAGTAAATCCAGAACATGAAGCATTATTTGACAGTATGTGGAAAGCTGCAGGTATTTCAGGTTTAGCTGGACATCGTTCGGTAGGTGGATATCGTGCTTCCATGTATAATGCTCTACCAATTGAAAGTGTTCAAGTGTTAGTTGATGTAATGAAAGAATTAGAAAATAAAATTTAG
- a CDS encoding acyl-CoA carboxylase subunit beta has product MEDKIKILNDKIALAKLGGGEKRIASHHAKKKLTARERVEYLLDEGSFEEIGMLVTHRTTDFGMEKEIYYGDGVITGYGTINGRVVYVFAQDFTVFGGSLSETHAEKICKVMDMALKSGAPMIGLNDSGGARIQEGVRSLGGYADIFYRNVQSSGVIPQISAILGPCAGGAVYSPAMTDFTMMVEGNSYMFVTGPNVVKTVTNEEVTSEELGGASTHSTKSGVAHITSPNGVECLEDIKKLLSYVPQNNRETTPKIPYVLGDEKREKLDAIVPDNANKPYDMHDVIANIIDEDSFFEIHKDFAENIIVGFARLGGRSIGIVANNPKFLAGCLDVKSSIKGARFVRFCDCFNIPLLVLEDVPGFLPGTDQEWNGIIVHGAKLLYAFSEATVPRVTVITRKAYGGAYDVMNSKHIGADMNFAWPGAEIAVMGAKGASEIIFKKEISEAADPAAKLLEKEAEYAELFANPYTAAQRGFIDEVILPHDTRRKLLKAFSMLENKVVDTPKRKHGNIPL; this is encoded by the coding sequence ATGGAAGATAAAATAAAAATATTAAACGATAAAATAGCTTTAGCCAAATTAGGTGGAGGCGAGAAACGAATAGCTTCGCATCATGCTAAAAAGAAATTAACTGCAAGAGAGCGAGTAGAATACCTTTTAGATGAAGGTTCTTTTGAAGAAATTGGTATGTTAGTAACTCACAGAACAACCGATTTTGGAATGGAAAAAGAAATCTATTATGGTGATGGTGTAATTACAGGTTATGGAACAATTAACGGTAGAGTTGTCTATGTATTTGCACAAGATTTTACGGTTTTTGGAGGTTCTTTATCAGAAACGCATGCTGAGAAAATCTGCAAAGTAATGGACATGGCTTTGAAAAGTGGTGCACCAATGATTGGACTAAATGATTCTGGTGGTGCTCGTATTCAAGAAGGAGTTCGTTCATTAGGTGGTTATGCTGATATTTTCTACAGAAATGTACAATCATCAGGAGTTATTCCGCAAATTTCTGCAATACTTGGGCCATGTGCTGGAGGAGCTGTTTATTCGCCAGCAATGACTGACTTTACCATGATGGTGGAAGGAAATAGTTATATGTTTGTTACGGGTCCAAATGTGGTAAAAACAGTTACAAACGAAGAAGTAACATCGGAAGAATTAGGAGGAGCAAGCACGCATTCAACTAAATCGGGTGTAGCGCATATTACATCTCCCAATGGCGTAGAATGTTTGGAAGATATTAAAAAATTATTGAGCTATGTTCCGCAAAACAACAGAGAAACAACTCCTAAAATACCATATGTTTTAGGTGATGAAAAACGAGAAAAGTTAGATGCAATTGTTCCAGATAATGCGAATAAACCTTATGATATGCATGATGTTATTGCAAATATCATAGATGAAGATTCGTTTTTTGAAATTCACAAAGATTTTGCCGAAAATATCATCGTAGGTTTTGCCAGATTAGGTGGAAGAAGTATTGGAATTGTGGCTAATAATCCAAAATTTTTAGCGGGATGTTTAGATGTTAAATCATCTATTAAAGGTGCACGATTTGTCCGTTTTTGTGATTGTTTCAATATACCATTATTAGTATTAGAAGATGTACCAGGTTTCTTGCCAGGAACCGACCAAGAATGGAACGGAATTATTGTTCACGGAGCTAAATTATTATATGCATTTAGCGAAGCTACTGTTCCAAGAGTTACTGTGATTACTCGTAAAGCGTATGGTGGTGCTTATGATGTAATGAATTCAAAACACATTGGTGCTGACATGAATTTTGCATGGCCAGGAGCTGAAATTGCAGTAATGGGAGCAAAAGGAGCTTCTGAAATTATTTTCAAAAAAGAAATTAGTGAAGCTGCAGATCCAGCTGCTAAATTATTAGAAAAAGAAGCAGAATATGCAGAGTTATTTGCAAATCCATACACAGCTGCACAGCGCGGATTTATTGATGAGGTTATTTTACCTCATGATACGAGAAGAAAATTACTAAAAGCTTTTAGTATGCTAGAAAATAAAGTGGTTGATACACCCAAAAGAAAACACGGTAACATTCCGTTATAA